The Clostridium sporogenes region ATATGATGTAGTAAAAGAAAATAAATTAGAAGGAAATACACCTGTTGTATTAGGAAAAATAGATAAAGAATATTATGAATTAACTTCCAAAGTAAAAAAAGAAGGATTATTCACCCCTATAGATATAACAGAGAAAATTGGATTGAATACTTATATTAGAACTTTACAGTTTATATTCATAAAAGCGGTTTTAGATTTATATCCTGAAGCCACTGTTGTTATAGAACATTCTTTAGGTAAAGGATTATATGGTGAAGTTCATAAAAATATATTATTAAATGAAAATGATATATTAAAAATTAAAAACAATATGAAAGAAATAATAAATAAAAATATAGAAATAAAAAAAGTTTCTGTTAAAAAAGAAAAAGCTATAGAAATATTTAAACAATATGGAATGGAAGATAAAGTTAGACTTTTAAATCATATTTCAAATAAAGAAGTGAAATTGTATGAATTAGATGGAAGATATGATTATTTTTATGGACCTATGGCATATTCAACAGGAGCAATTAAAAATTTTGATGTTATGTATTATGATCCGGGTTTTATATTAAGATATCCTAGGAACAAGGATCCCTTTAATATTCCAGAGTTTGTTGAGTATAAAAAACTTTCAAAAATATTTAGAGAAACGGAAAGATGGGGAAAAATTTTAGGTGTAGGAGATTTAGGTGCATTAAATGATAAAGTAGTAAATGGTGAAATAAAAGATATAATAAGAGTATCAGAGGCCCTGCATGAAAAGAAAATAGCAAACATAGCAGATATGATATATGATAAAGAGAACATAAAAATGGTATTAATATCAGGGCCTTCATCATCAGGAAAAACTACTTTTGCTAATAGATTAGGAATTCAATTAAGAGTTAACGCTTTGGTTCCTGTGCCTATTTCATTAGATAATTATTTTGTTAATAGAGAGGATACTCCAAAAGATGAAAATGGAGAATATGATTTTGAATCTATTGATGCTCTAGATATAGATTTATTTAATGAAAATTTGAAACGTATATTAAAGGGAGAAGAGGTAGAAATACCTACTTTCAATTTTAAAAAAGGGAAAAGAGAATACAATGGTAAAAAGATAAAACTTCCTAAAAATGGGATACTTATTGTAGAAGGAATACATGGATTAAATCCAATATTAACAAGAGAGATAAATGATAAAAATAAGTTTAAGATATATATAAGTGCATTAACTCAGTTAAACATAGATAACCATAATAGAGTATCTACAACAGATGTAAGAATAATAAGAAGATTAGTTAGAGATTATTTATCAAGAGGATATGGAGGAGAAGAAACCTTAAAGATGTGGCCATCTATAAAAAGAGGAGAAGATAGGAATATATTTGTATTTCAAGAAAATGCAGATGTAATGTTTAATTCTACAATAGTGTATGAGCTTTGTATATTAAAAAAATATGCACTTGCAGAACTTAATAAAATAGATAAGGATAGTACTGTTTATTATGATGCGCTTAAATTAAAGAGTTTTTTAAATTTCTTTAAAGAAGTTGATATGAGTTTAGTTCCAGATAACTCTATATTAAGAGAATTTATAGGTGGAAGTTGTTTTTACGAATATTAAGGAAGTTGCTACGCAACTTCCTTATATTGTTTAGTAACAACTTTATGAGATAAGAATAAAATGAATATAAATAAAGATATTTAAAAAAATATACTATGGAAATTACAAAAAATTTAAAGAGGTGAAAAAAATGGAGTTATTTTATCCAGATGAATATTTTTTAGAATTGCTAGAAGAGGATTTATATAATTTTAATAAAGAAAGTTACGATAATTTGACAGTAAATATAGAGTTAGACTCAAGTGTGGATGAATTAAATGGCGAATATTTAAAAAGTATAAAAGAGATTTAATATGAAAAACATAGATTTTAATGTACTTAAGTTATTAATAATAAAAAAATCGTGGAAAACCACGATTTTTTAGAATTTCTTTAATTTTACATTACTAACCATAAGATAAGATAATGTTATTATTAAGATTACAGTTAAACTTGAAGCTCCAATTCTATTTAAGCTAATTAAACAATATAGAGCCATAAACATACCAGCTAAGGTTATTGGTATACCAGAAAAAGAACCATCAAATTCAGTAATATTATATCTAGCAAGTCTGTATGCTCCGGCTATAGGGAACATTAATACTAATAAATAACCTAGTATCCCTAAATTGCTAAAATTATAAATGTGAAAAGTTAATATAGAAGGTGCTACACCAAAAGAAACTAAATCAGCTAAAGAATCTAATTCTTTACCAATAGCACTATCAACCTTTAAGAACCTAGCAACTCTTCCATCATATCTATCCATTAAACCTGCAATTAGTATAAATAAAGCAGCCCATTTATAGTTTTGTTGAAATGTCATCATTAAAGACATAACTCCACAACCTAAATTTCCTAAAGTAAAAGCATTTGGTACGGCACTTTTTGCTATTTTTGCCATTATATTATCACTCCTAAAAAAATATAATTCCTATTAATTGAAATATATAATATTATACAACATTTTGCAAATATATTTAAGCTATAAATAGGATTAAAAACAAAAAATAATAATTAATTAAGAAATTCATAATAATTCTTAAATAAAAAATAGGTATGTGGATAAACTATGCTTGGAGGTGTTATTATGAAAGTTATGGACGTTATGACCCAAAATGTAGCAACAGTGAATAGAAATGATTCTGTAGAAAAGGCAGCGGGGCTTATGAGTGAGTATAATGTTGGATCTTTGCCTATTTGTGAAAATAATAAAGTGGTTGGAGTTATTACAGATAGAGATATAGCTTTAAGATCCGTAGCAAAGAGAGAAGATAATAATATTAAAGTTGGAGATATTATGACATCTAATCCTGTAGTGGCTAATAAAGATATGGATATACATGATGCAGCTAGGATAATGAGTGAAAGACAAATAAGAAGATTACCTGTAGAGGATAACCAAAATATAGTAGGTATAGTTTCTTTAGGTGATATAGCTATAGAACCTAAACATGAAAATGAAGCCCAAAAAGCTTTAAGTGGTATTTCAGAGCAAAATAATTAGGTTATAATATCCACAGGATTTATTGTTAAAATCTTGTGGATTTGCTATTATATAATGGTACAACTAATTTAATTATAAAGTAAAAACTATAAGAGGAGATTTGAAATGAGTAAGGTAAAATTTATCTATAACCCATA contains the following coding sequences:
- a CDS encoding nucleoside kinase, which produces MEEVKLYMPNGSSVLVYRDKILYDVVKENKLEGNTPVVLGKIDKEYYELTSKVKKEGLFTPIDITEKIGLNTYIRTLQFIFIKAVLDLYPEATVVIEHSLGKGLYGEVHKNILLNENDILKIKNNMKEIINKNIEIKKVSVKKEKAIEIFKQYGMEDKVRLLNHISNKEVKLYELDGRYDYFYGPMAYSTGAIKNFDVMYYDPGFILRYPRNKDPFNIPEFVEYKKLSKIFRETERWGKILGVGDLGALNDKVVNGEIKDIIRVSEALHEKKIANIADMIYDKENIKMVLISGPSSSGKTTFANRLGIQLRVNALVPVPISLDNYFVNREDTPKDENGEYDFESIDALDIDLFNENLKRILKGEEVEIPTFNFKKGKREYNGKKIKLPKNGILIVEGIHGLNPILTREINDKNKFKIYISALTQLNIDNHNRVSTTDVRIIRRLVRDYLSRGYGGEETLKMWPSIKRGEDRNIFVFQENADVMFNSTIVYELCILKKYALAELNKIDKDSTVYYDALKLKSFLNFFKEVDMSLVPDNSILREFIGGSCFYEY
- the pssA gene encoding CDP-diacylglycerol--serine O-phosphatidyltransferase, which produces MAKIAKSAVPNAFTLGNLGCGVMSLMMTFQQNYKWAALFILIAGLMDRYDGRVARFLKVDSAIGKELDSLADLVSFGVAPSILTFHIYNFSNLGILGYLLVLMFPIAGAYRLARYNITEFDGSFSGIPITLAGMFMALYCLISLNRIGASSLTVILIITLSYLMVSNVKLKKF
- a CDS encoding CBS domain-containing protein: MKVMDVMTQNVATVNRNDSVEKAAGLMSEYNVGSLPICENNKVVGVITDRDIALRSVAKREDNNIKVGDIMTSNPVVANKDMDIHDAARIMSERQIRRLPVEDNQNIVGIVSLGDIAIEPKHENEAQKALSGISEQNN